A single region of the Vicia villosa cultivar HV-30 ecotype Madison, WI linkage group LG4, Vvil1.0, whole genome shotgun sequence genome encodes:
- the LOC131598054 gene encoding uncharacterized protein LOC131598054 yields the protein MRRFLVPRTSIEKVNVKQPEDEVEETPLNVVNEFNPNEIVRDPGCKKQIHEYALNIQDQVRRAYILKGPTQPDLARFPRTQFGKSSRAFCKSWFKNYTWIEYSESKDANYCFYCFLFKPPGRAEHFGYEVFNKDRFKDWKHASKGFKDHIGSHNCKHNSCMKHYDDYINQRQSVTSIFARAIRESKELYKIRLTCSLDCTRYLIAQGIAFCGHDESSTSLNKGNFREMVDWVKSNDEKVRDAFDRGPKHCTMTSVDIQKELATCCAHEVTKVIMEDLGDRQFSVLIDESRDISVKEQMAVMLRLVQ from the coding sequence ATGAGGAGGTTTTTGGTTCCTAGAACAAGTATTGAGAAAGTGAATGTTAAGCAACCGGAAGACGAAGTAGAAGAAACACCCCTTAATGTGGTCAATGAGTTTaatccaaatgagattgtgcgtgaTCCAGGATGTAAGAAACAAATTCATGAGTATGCTCTGAATATTCAAGACCAAGTGAGGAGGGCATATATATTGAAGGGTCCAACGCAACCAGATTTAGCAAGATTTCCTCGTACTCAATTTGGGAAGTCTTCAAGAGCATTTTGTAAATCATGGTTTAAGAATTATACATGGATTGAATACAGTGAGTCGAAGGATGCAAATTATTGTTTCTATTGCTTTCTCTTTAAGCCGCCCGGGAGGGCCGAACACTTTGGTTATGAAGTCTTCAACAAAGACAGATTTAAAGATTGGAAGCATGCATCTAAAGGCTTTAAAGATCACATTGGAAGTCATAATTGTAAGCACAACTCATGTATGAAGCACTATGACGATTATATTAATCAAAGACAAAGTGTGACAAGTATCTTTGCTAGAGCAATTAGGGAATCAAAAGAATTGTATAAGATTCGTTTGACTTGTTCTTTAGATTGTACTAGATATCTCATAGCACAAGGCATTGCTTTCTGTGGCCATGATGAAAGCTCCACTTCTCTAAACAAGGGAAATTTTAGAGAGATGGTGGATTGGGTAAAATCTAATGATGAAAAAGTGAGAGATGCTTTTGATCGTGGTCCAAAACATTGCACAATGACTTCCGTTGACATTCAAAAGGAGCTTGCAACGTGTTGTGCACATGAAGTTACCAAAGTGATTATGGAAGATCTTGGTGATAGACAATTCTCTGTGCTTATTGATGAGTCACGTGATATATCTGTCAAAGAACAAATGGCGGTGATGTTGAGGTTAGTACAATGA